A region of Lycium barbarum isolate Lr01 chromosome 1, ASM1917538v2, whole genome shotgun sequence DNA encodes the following proteins:
- the LOC132645134 gene encoding uncharacterized protein LOC132645134 isoform X3, translating into MTKVISSLHVAFLNINPEESTLSIFAQISSSSIWLLKIIVVLSNLSQISWLKEQDELIVREQQLHSAREEISQALYEENWLDLFAVE; encoded by the exons ATGACAAAAGTGATTTCCTCCCTCCACGTGGCTTTTCTCAACATAAATCCAGAAGAGTCAACTCTTTCAATTTTTGCTCAAATTTCTTCCAGTTCTATTTGGCTGCTGAAAATTATTGTTGTTCTGTCTAATCTCTCGCAGATATCATGGCTGAAG GAGCAGGATGAGCTAATAGTGCGGGAACAACAATTACATTCTGCAAGAGAAGAGATTAGCCAGGCTTTATATGAG GAGAACTGGTTAGATTTGTTTGCAGTTGAGTGA